The following are from one region of the Natrinema sp. HArc-T2 genome:
- a CDS encoding ArsR family transcriptional regulator: MSSIDQSLPDEITSVAADEDERLSKDVIFELLKNRRRREVLAYLLEADETVTLGELAEQIAAWENDTSVNALNSDQRKRVYVALYQTHLPKMDDAGIVEYDQDRGLISLADNADLLMMYLDTDSHRQDRWDRWYAGLSVTGATLLGAALLGVPLLSAIPILAISGVVIAAFLCLSAAHVVQNRHQERNVDGKLSRID; this comes from the coding sequence ATGTCCTCCATCGATCAGTCGCTGCCCGATGAAATAACGTCGGTCGCCGCAGACGAGGACGAACGACTCTCGAAGGACGTTATTTTCGAACTCTTAAAGAATCGACGTCGTCGTGAAGTGCTCGCATACTTGCTCGAAGCCGACGAAACGGTCACACTCGGTGAACTTGCAGAACAGATCGCTGCCTGGGAGAACGACACCAGCGTAAACGCGCTCAACTCCGACCAGCGCAAGCGGGTATACGTCGCCCTCTATCAGACCCATCTCCCGAAGATGGACGACGCCGGAATCGTCGAGTACGATCAAGACCGTGGGCTCATTTCGCTTGCGGACAACGCCGACCTGTTGATGATGTACCTCGATACGGATTCCCATCGCCAGGATCGGTGGGACCGATGGTATGCTGGACTCAGTGTGACTGGTGCCACCCTGCTGGGCGCAGCACTCCTCGGGGTGCCGCTGCTGTCGGCCATCCCGATACTCGCCATCTCGGGTGTCGTCATCGCTGCCTTCCTTTGTCTCTCCGCCGCACACGTCGTTCAAAACCGTCATCAGGAACGCAACGTCGACGGGAAACTCTCGCGTATCGACTGA
- a CDS encoding asparagine synthase-related protein, producing MVGLTGRTPATDEQSFATSLEPLVHTDRYEADVVFESASRSIGTTAYPEYPIRIVENDDRWVCLEGRIYDRDDETLERELLTVAAHVLSADGDDEFLTEWLLETDGEFLLVAADKESDRFGLLNDPLGRLPTYYFHDGETVLFSRELRYLINEAPIEGFDPMGVAQCLLFGYSLGDRMLVHGANRLRPGTKLTVDPERGAVTETALHRFDFGEPAFADRSRTRNAAELVDRFRQACRQRSGDGTRDVISLSGGLDSRSVLAGYHAEGIPMTAATMASDDFVPPSDVEIARQLADEFDVDWRQYEVGPPDGSDLDRIIKTKNGQIGLLTSFILEFFRQLREEYDAGLTYVTGDGGDKALPDLTPAKPISDDSELVDYIISENSFLSLEQVARITGLSAESIRRSVRDRLRMYPETDPASKYVHFLVYERGVNFLFEGEDRNRFFFWSTTPFYSIEFFRYAMNCPTDQKARYNLYRSFLEELEPAAADLTHPDYGVPVSSTRHEVAAFADELLSRYPRLFDAVRPIVKSINSLDTDSQLQPDTVDCIRTQIKQCEAVDDVLVTDELRRFLDSYTDHDRTSVYRLFAITSVIDDIHSSQSVLESRCDAVFS from the coding sequence ATGGTCGGTCTCACTGGGCGAACACCTGCGACAGACGAGCAGTCGTTCGCCACCTCGCTCGAGCCACTCGTTCACACCGATCGGTACGAAGCCGACGTCGTCTTCGAATCAGCGTCGCGCTCGATCGGGACGACGGCGTATCCCGAATATCCGATCCGGATCGTCGAGAACGACGACCGGTGGGTCTGTCTCGAGGGCCGTATCTATGATCGCGACGATGAGACACTCGAGCGCGAACTGCTGACGGTCGCCGCACACGTTCTCTCGGCTGACGGCGACGACGAGTTCCTGACCGAGTGGCTTCTCGAGACCGACGGGGAGTTCCTGCTCGTTGCCGCCGACAAGGAGAGCGATCGGTTCGGGCTGCTCAACGACCCGCTCGGTCGCCTGCCGACGTACTACTTCCACGACGGGGAGACGGTGCTGTTCTCGCGTGAGCTGCGATATCTGATCAACGAAGCGCCGATCGAAGGGTTCGATCCGATGGGGGTCGCCCAGTGTCTGCTCTTTGGCTATTCGCTTGGTGACCGGATGCTCGTCCACGGTGCGAACCGACTGCGTCCGGGGACGAAACTCACTGTCGATCCGGAGCGTGGTGCGGTCACGGAGACGGCGTTACACCGATTCGACTTCGGGGAGCCGGCCTTTGCCGATCGAAGTCGAACACGAAACGCCGCCGAACTCGTCGACCGGTTCAGACAGGCCTGTCGCCAGCGGTCGGGGGATGGCACTCGCGACGTGATCTCGTTGAGTGGCGGACTCGACTCCCGATCCGTGCTGGCCGGCTACCACGCCGAGGGGATTCCGATGACGGCAGCAACGATGGCGTCCGACGACTTCGTGCCACCGTCCGACGTCGAAATCGCCCGGCAGTTAGCCGACGAGTTCGACGTCGACTGGCGTCAGTACGAGGTCGGTCCGCCGGACGGCTCGGATCTGGATCGAATCATCAAGACGAAAAACGGACAGATCGGCCTCCTGACTTCGTTTATTCTCGAGTTCTTCCGGCAACTCCGGGAGGAGTACGACGCCGGCCTCACCTACGTCACCGGCGACGGCGGGGATAAAGCCCTCCCGGATCTCACCCCCGCGAAGCCGATTTCGGACGACTCGGAGCTGGTCGACTATATTATCTCGGAGAACTCGTTTCTCTCGCTCGAACAAGTGGCTAGGATCACGGGGCTGTCAGCCGAGTCGATTCGACGGAGCGTCCGCGACCGCCTTCGCATGTATCCCGAGACGGATCCGGCATCGAAGTACGTCCACTTCCTCGTCTACGAGCGGGGCGTCAACTTCCTGTTCGAGGGCGAGGACCGCAATCGGTTCTTCTTCTGGAGTACGACCCCGTTTTACTCGATCGAGTTCTTCCGGTATGCGATGAACTGCCCGACCGACCAGAAGGCTCGCTACAACCTGTATCGGTCGTTCCTCGAGGAACTCGAACCTGCAGCCGCAGACCTGACACACCCGGATTACGGCGTGCCCGTCTCGTCGACCCGCCACGAAGTTGCGGCGTTCGCAGACGAGTTGCTCTCGCGGTATCCACGGCTGTTCGATGCAGTGCGACCGATCGTCAAATCGATCAACAGCCTCGACACGGACTCGCAGCTACAACCGGATACGGTCGACTGTATTCGCACGCAGATCAAACAGTGCGAGGCTGTCGACGACGTCCTCGTAACCGACGAACTCCGTCGCTTCCTCGATTCGTACACCGATCACGACCGGACGTCCGTGTACCGTCTCTTCGCGATTACGTCCGTCATCGACGACATCCACTCCTCACAGAGCGTACTCGAGTCGCGGTGCGATGCTGTCTTCAGCTGA